The following are encoded together in the Vigna unguiculata cultivar IT97K-499-35 chromosome 2, ASM411807v1, whole genome shotgun sequence genome:
- the LOC114174347 gene encoding putative pectinesterase 63, with protein MASKPTRFSIQLTLMVVFLTTQVVLSADTPMPSDKTQLGQWFSNNVKPLNNRKGTLDSQLVAAEQGQTVIKVRQDGKGQFKTITDALKSIPNGNKKRVILHIGPGTYKEKIVVPNNKPFITFYGTPGQMPTLTYGGTAKQYGTVESGTLSVLSDYFVGANIIIRNSAPRPGLNTVKGQAVALRISGDKATFYNCQIYSYQDTLLDDANRHFFKDCYIQGTVDYIFGSGKSLYVNCEIRTLGDSGLTFITAQARKSKKEDNGFSFVHCELTGTGTGAYLGRAWFGYSTVIFSYCNMGNIFNKAGWSNNNHKEYDKTLYFGEYMNTGPGADATGRSHLTRKLKYAEVKHYLGLGMIEGSKWLLPPPKV; from the exons ATGGCCTCAAAACCTACAAGATTTAGCATTCAGCTGACTCTGATGGTAGTTTTTCTGACAACCCAGGTTGTGTTGTCTGCCGATACACCAATGCCTTCTGATAAGACTCAATTAGGACAATGGTTTTCAAATAATGTAAAGCCTTTAAATAACAGAAAGGGTACTCTAGACAGTCAATTAGTAGCTGCTGAACAAGGTCAGACGGTGATTAAGGTAAGGCAAGATGGCAAAGGGCAATTCAAGACCATCACCGATGCCCTTAAAAGCATACCTAACGGGAACAAGAAGCGTGTAATTTTGCATATTGGACCTGGAACTTACAAAGAGAAAATCGTTGTTCCAAATAACAAACCTTTCATCACCTTCTATGGGACCCCAGGGCAAATGCCAACATTGACCTATGGAGGCACGGCAAAACAATATGGCACTGTTGAAAGTGGGACATTGTCTGTTTTATCAGACTATTTTGTGGGGGCAAACATAATAATCCGG AACTCCGCACCAAGACCTGGTCTAAACACGGTAAAAGGTCAAGCAGTTGCATTACGAATTTCTGGAGACAAAGCCACATTTTATAATTGCCAGATTTATAGTTACCAAGACACATTATTGGATGATGCAAATAGACATTTTTTCAAAGACTGCTACATTCAAGGAACTGTTGATTACATTTTTGGAAGTGGAAAGTCATTATATGTG AATTGTGAAATAAGAACGCTAGGTGATTCAGGGCTTACTTTTATAACCGCACAAGCAAGAAAAAGTAAGAAAGAGGACAATGGCTTCTCATTTGTCCATTGTGAACTTACTGGAACTGGAACAGGTGCTTACTTGGGAAGAGCATGGTTTGGTTATTCCACAGTGATCTTTTCTTACTGTAACATGGGCAACATTTTCAACAAGGCAGGGTGGAGTAACAATAATCACAAGGAATATGACAA AACTCTTTATTTTGGAGAGTATATGAACACAGGACCTGGTGCAGATGCCACAGGGCGTTCTCATTTGACAAGGAAACTTAAATACGCAGAGGTTAAGCATTACCTTGGTCTTGGTATGATAGAAGGCTCAAAATGGTTACTTCCTCCTCCCAAAGTATGA